From a region of the Balaenoptera ricei isolate mBalRic1 chromosome 11, mBalRic1.hap2, whole genome shotgun sequence genome:
- the LOC132374422 gene encoding histone H3.1 isoform X2, protein MARTKQTARKSTGGKAPRKQLATKAARKSAPATGGVKKPHRYRPGTVALREIRRYQKSTELLIRKLPFQRLVREIAQDFKTDLRFQSSAVMALQEACEAYLVGLFEDTNLCAIHAKRVTIMPKDIQLARRIRGERA, encoded by the coding sequence ATGGCTCGCACTAAGCAAACTGCTCGTAAGTCCACTGGCGGCAAAGCGCCTCGCAAGCAGCTGGCCACGAAGGCGGCTCGCAAGAGTGCGCCGGCTACCGGCGGCGTGAAAAAACCCCACCGCTACCGACCCGGCACGGTGGCCTTGCGCGAGATCCGCCGCTACCAAAAGTCCACGGAGCTTCTTATCCGTAAACTGCCTTTTCAGCGCCTTGTGCGTGAGATTGCCCAGGATTTCAAGACCGATCTGCGCTTCCAGAGTTCGGCGGTGATGGCACTGCAGGAGGCATGCGAAGCCTATCTGGTGGGTCTTTTCGAGGACACCAATCTGTGCGCCATCCACGCTAAGCGTGTTACCATCATGCCCAAGGACATCCAGTTAGCCCGCCGGATCCGCGGCGAGCGGGCATAA
- the H1-1 gene encoding histone H1.1, whose product MSETAPPVPAASTVPEKPSAGRKAKKPVKAAAGAKKKSAGPSVSELIVQAVSSSKERSGVSLAALKKALAAAGYDVEKNNSRIKLGLRSLVSKGTLVQTKGTGASGSFKLNKRVASVDSKPSATKATAKAKVTSSSKKPKKATGAAAGKKGVKTPKKAKKPAATKKSSKSPKKSRVVKPKKIGVYCFDVLTTELYQL is encoded by the exons ATGTCCGAGACCGCACCGCCCGTTCCAGCTGCTTCCACTGTCCCCGAGAAGCCTTCAGCTGGCAGGAAAGCGAAGAAGCCTGTGAAGGCTGCAGCAGGCGCCAAGAAGAAATCCGCGGGTCCTTCAGTCTCGGAGCTGATTGTGCAGGCCGTTTCTTCTTCTAAGGAGCGCAGCGGCGTGTCCTTGGCTGCGCTCAAGAAGGCGCTGGCGGCCGCCGGCTACGACGTGGAGAAGAACAACAGCCGTATCAAGCTGGGCCTTAGGAGCCTGGTGAGCAAAGGCACTCTGGTGCAGACCAAGGGCACCGGCGCCTCGGGGTCTTTCAAGCTCAACAAGAGAGTAGCCTCGGTGGATAGCAAGCCCAGCGCCACAAAGGCGACAGCGAAAGCGAAGGTAACAAGTTCTTCTAAGAAGCCCAAGAAGGCCACCGGGGCGGCTGCTGGCAAAAAAGGTGTCAAGACTCCGAAGAAGGCTAAAAAGCCTGCGGCGACAAAGAAGTCCTCCAAGAGTCCCAAGAAGTCCAGGGTTGTGAAGCCTAAAAAAATAG GAGTCTATTGTTTTGATGTTCTGACCACAGAATTATATCAGCTCTAA
- the LOC132374422 gene encoding histone H3.1 isoform X1: protein MEGWDSVSKPRVLVMARTKQTARKSTGGKAPRKQLATKAARKSAPATGGVKKPHRYRPGTVALREIRRYQKSTELLIRKLPFQRLVREIAQDFKTDLRFQSSAVMALQEACEAYLVGLFEDTNLCAIHAKRVTIMPKDIQLARRIRGERA from the exons ATGGAGGGGTGGGATTCAGTTTCTAAACCAAGAGT ACTTGTCATGGCTCGCACTAAGCAAACTGCTCGTAAGTCCACTGGCGGCAAAGCGCCTCGCAAGCAGCTGGCCACGAAGGCGGCTCGCAAGAGTGCGCCGGCTACCGGCGGCGTGAAAAAACCCCACCGCTACCGACCCGGCACGGTGGCCTTGCGCGAGATCCGCCGCTACCAAAAGTCCACGGAGCTTCTTATCCGTAAACTGCCTTTTCAGCGCCTTGTGCGTGAGATTGCCCAGGATTTCAAGACCGATCTGCGCTTCCAGAGTTCGGCGGTGATGGCACTGCAGGAGGCATGCGAAGCCTATCTGGTGGGTCTTTTCGAGGACACCAATCTGTGCGCCATCCACGCTAAGCGTGTTACCATCATGCCCAAGGACATCCAGTTAGCCCGCCGGATCCGCGGCGAGCGGGCATAA